One part of the Maridesulfovibrio sp. genome encodes these proteins:
- a CDS encoding response regulator has translation MKILLVDDESELVSALAERLSFRGLDAEWVCSGAEAIDKVKDNEYDLAVLDVKMPRMSGLELRTALDRIRPGMKYIFLSGHGSEEDYNAGAAKAECYLVKPVKIEELVDKINQALKSD, from the coding sequence ATGAAGATTTTATTGGTAGATGATGAATCAGAGCTGGTATCAGCTCTTGCGGAAAGACTTTCTTTTCGTGGCTTAGATGCCGAATGGGTCTGTTCCGGTGCGGAAGCCATAGACAAGGTTAAAGATAATGAGTACGACCTCGCGGTCCTTGATGTTAAAATGCCCCGCATGAGCGGATTGGAATTAAGGACCGCGTTGGATAGGATCAGGCCTGGAATGAAATATATTTTCCTTTCCGGCCACGGCTCGGAAGAAGATTACAATGCTGGTGCGGCCAAAGCAGAATGCTATCTGGTCAAGCCTGTAAAGATTGAAGAGCTGGTGGATAAAATTAATCAGG
- a CDS encoding ATP-binding protein: MNIKGIFKPEFWDADTKTAGPYKQLFDYKRIWQFCMGLLVAVSLIPILIMASIDFSVTRSAIKSENTLGAARTTSNTRRSVSFFLEERKSALQLLVEMHDFRSFDDREKLARMLKSLKNSFGGFVDLGVINREGKQVSYVGPYNLEGREYAGQDWFRQTVEQGVYVSEVFLGFRDSPHLVIAVKHMLDAEENRFKILRATLDTTQFNGIIASLDLSEGEDVFLVNREGVLQTPSKWNGKIFSKIGFELPAQSFRTKVKEILYHKGDPAMLGYAYLKNTPFVLLYVKTEAEFMGGWQSSRNTVIWFTIISVALVILVMWAVASYLVERIYIADMTRSKALQQMEHHNRMASIGRLAAGVAHEINNPLAIINEKAGLLKDLFTFSKSYEADERLLGLVDSVLSSVERCGRITKRLLGFSRQSDMEFRPVYPRKVIETVLSFLNKEAEYRCIDVSVDVDDNIYEVITDRGKLEQVLLNLINNAFQAMKDGGSLQIKVSLSEKGQIIFSVKDNGCGIPASDLKRIFEPFYSTKKQSGGTGLGLSITYGLVQDLGGEMHVQSELGKGTEFSFSLPKVPGRNGESQ, from the coding sequence ATGAATATAAAGGGAATATTCAAACCTGAATTCTGGGACGCGGATACCAAAACCGCAGGACCATACAAGCAGCTGTTTGACTACAAGCGAATATGGCAGTTTTGTATGGGGCTTCTGGTAGCGGTCTCTCTTATTCCCATCCTTATTATGGCTTCCATTGATTTCAGTGTCACCCGGAGTGCGATCAAATCTGAGAATACCCTCGGAGCGGCGAGGACTACATCCAATACACGCCGCTCGGTATCCTTCTTTCTGGAGGAACGGAAATCCGCCTTGCAACTGCTGGTTGAAATGCATGATTTCCGTTCCTTCGATGATCGCGAAAAGCTGGCCCGGATGCTGAAGTCATTAAAAAACAGCTTCGGCGGTTTTGTGGATCTCGGCGTAATTAATAGAGAAGGTAAACAGGTCTCTTATGTAGGTCCTTACAATCTGGAAGGACGTGAATATGCCGGGCAGGACTGGTTCAGGCAGACAGTTGAGCAGGGTGTCTACGTAAGTGAAGTCTTTTTGGGGTTTCGGGATAGTCCGCATCTGGTTATAGCGGTCAAACATATGCTGGATGCAGAGGAAAACCGTTTCAAGATTTTGAGAGCTACACTTGACACCACGCAGTTTAATGGAATTATTGCTTCGCTTGATCTTTCCGAAGGCGAAGATGTTTTTTTGGTTAATCGGGAAGGAGTGCTCCAGACTCCTTCAAAATGGAATGGCAAGATTTTTTCAAAGATTGGATTTGAACTTCCAGCGCAGTCGTTCCGCACAAAAGTTAAAGAAATTTTATATCATAAAGGCGATCCGGCCATGCTTGGCTATGCCTATCTTAAGAACACGCCTTTTGTTCTGCTTTATGTTAAGACCGAGGCCGAGTTTATGGGCGGCTGGCAGAGTTCCCGCAATACCGTAATCTGGTTTACAATTATCAGCGTTGCGCTGGTTATACTGGTCATGTGGGCGGTAGCGTCTTACCTTGTGGAACGTATATATATCGCTGACATGACCCGCTCCAAGGCTTTGCAACAGATGGAGCATCATAACCGCATGGCTTCTATTGGTCGTCTGGCCGCAGGAGTCGCTCATGAGATCAACAACCCTCTGGCCATTATTAATGAGAAAGCGGGATTGCTTAAGGATCTATTTACCTTTAGCAAGTCTTATGAAGCAGATGAACGATTGCTGGGGTTGGTGGATTCTGTGTTGAGTTCTGTTGAACGTTGCGGGCGGATAACCAAGAGGCTGCTCGGATTCTCGCGCCAGTCCGATATGGAATTCAGACCTGTCTATCCGCGCAAGGTGATTGAAACCGTACTGAGTTTCCTTAATAAGGAAGCCGAGTACCGCTGCATTGATGTAAGTGTCGATGTTGATGACAATATTTACGAAGTTATAACTGATCGTGGTAAGTTGGAACAGGTTCTGCTTAATCTAATCAATAACGCTTTTCAGGCCATGAAGGATGGCGGTTCCCTGCAAATAAAGGTTAGCCTTAGTGAAAAAGGGCAGATAATTTTTTCGGTAAAGGATAACGGCTGCGGTATTCCCGCTTCGGATCTCAAAAGAATCTTTGAGCCATTTTATTCAACCAAAAAACAGTCTGGCGGAACAGGACTTGGATTGTCCATTACTTATGGACTGGTCCAGGATCTTGGAGGTGAAATGCACGTGCAGAGTGAATTGGGGAAAGGAACAGAGTTCAGTTTCTCGTTGCCCAAGGTTCCCGGCAGGAATGGGGAGAGTCAGTAG
- a CDS encoding response regulator: protein MSDIFIFSGLFCQADAIVKRLIDDINFKLVTDKDLVADAAALSGMSEKAIEKAFSPKTSIFNKFSHEKERSVSWLRLALAKKLTEGKALLVSGMVTQLLSHEISHILKVCIIDDLSKRIEIAGHETGISKEEAEKEIRKSDEERAIWVREVKGSNDPWTASLYDMVIPADKTGADESVALIREQLNNAAVEVTEASKQAVQDFLLASNVETELVTKGHNVSVKADKGKVTLSINKKVLLVDRLEKDLREIAEPFEGVKSVEVTFGKDFYEADIYRRMDFELPSRVLLVDDEREFVKTLSERLLLRDLGSAVVYDGESALNVVHDDAPEVMILDLKMPGIDGIEVLRRVKCDRPGIEVIILTGHGSDADRKTCMDLGAFAYLNKPVDIDVLSKTLKDAYAKVRNS from the coding sequence ATGTCTGATATATTTATTTTCAGCGGTCTGTTCTGTCAGGCTGATGCAATTGTAAAACGTTTGATCGATGATATTAATTTCAAGCTGGTTACTGATAAAGATCTTGTAGCCGATGCTGCTGCTTTAAGTGGAATGAGTGAGAAGGCTATTGAAAAGGCTTTTTCTCCCAAGACGTCCATTTTCAATAAGTTCAGTCACGAAAAAGAACGGTCCGTTTCATGGTTGCGCCTAGCGTTGGCTAAAAAACTGACCGAAGGTAAAGCTTTGCTGGTCTCCGGCATGGTAACACAACTCCTCTCCCATGAAATCAGCCATATTCTCAAGGTTTGCATCATTGATGATCTAAGCAAGAGGATTGAAATCGCCGGTCATGAAACCGGTATTTCCAAAGAAGAAGCTGAAAAGGAGATTCGTAAGAGTGATGAAGAACGCGCCATATGGGTGCGCGAGGTCAAGGGGAGTAATGATCCTTGGACCGCATCTCTTTATGATATGGTTATCCCTGCTGATAAGACCGGTGCAGATGAATCAGTTGCCCTTATCAGGGAACAGCTGAACAATGCCGCAGTTGAAGTTACCGAGGCTTCCAAACAGGCTGTTCAGGATTTTCTGTTAGCGTCAAATGTTGAGACCGAGCTTGTAACCAAAGGGCATAATGTTTCGGTTAAAGCGGATAAAGGCAAGGTAACTCTTTCCATCAACAAGAAAGTGCTCCTGGTTGATCGGCTTGAAAAGGACCTGCGTGAAATAGCGGAACCTTTTGAAGGTGTGAAAAGTGTTGAAGTTACTTTCGGTAAGGATTTCTACGAGGCCGATATTTATCGTCGCATGGATTTCGAGCTTCCTTCCCGCGTACTGCTTGTTGATGATGAGCGGGAATTTGTAAAGACACTTTCAGAACGGCTTCTGCTGCGCGATCTAGGTTCGGCAGTAGTTTACGATGGTGAATCTGCCCTTAACGTGGTTCATGATGACGCACCGGAAGTAATGATTCTCGACCTTAAGATGCCCGGCATCGATGGGATTGAGGTCCTGCGCCGGGTTAAGTGCGATCGTCCGGGCATAGAAGTCATTATTCTTACCGGCCATGGTTCAGATGCAGACCGCAAGACATGTATGGATCTTGGAGCGTTTGCTTATCTGAACAAGCCTGTGGATATTGATGTCCTCAGCAAGACTCTTAAGGATGCTTACGCCAAGGTGCGTAATTCTTAA
- a CDS encoding SulP family inorganic anion transporter has product MLTRIFPFLGWFKKYSGAAFRADIISGLTVALVLIPQSMAYAQLAGMPAYYGLYASLLPPMVAALFGSSRQLATGPVAVVSLMTAASLEPLATAGSEGYIAYALLLALLVGIFQFLLGVLRLGLVVNFLSHPVVNGFTNAAAIIIASSQLSKMFGVYVDKADLHFETIMRVIHGAMHYTHLPTLGMGVLAFAIMVGIKKFNPKIPNVLCAVVITTLLSWATGFNHDTKVEISAIQDSEVQALIADFNKSIAEIENLALKRTEIAALEDKAKSENNQIGFYDAEHDIAVVNYQVKLLKHKSHELRTALRQSLLDGVEQSDGSMVFYAQGKTPDGLTTDGRTWRLKVGNKILDTASLNMMGGGAVVGTVPSGFPALAIPELNVKVILKLFPFAIIISLLGFMEAISIAKAMAAKTGQRLDPNQELIGQGLGNILGACASAYPASGSFSRSAVNLQSGAVSGLSSVFTSVIVAITLLFFTPLLYHLPQAVLAAVIMMAVIGLINASGFIHAWKAQKYDGAISIISFIATLAFAPHLDKGIMIGVALSLGVFLYKSMRPRVVALSKGENQVLCDASIHGLRQCDHIAVVRFGGPLFFANASFLEDQITDRIMDMPNLKHIILVCSGINDIDASGEEALSLIVDTIRSGGRDISLSGVNEAVLAVLERTHLLEKIGKDHVYANTDDALCRTHAQAHQDGSESDCPLTTYCRISGNA; this is encoded by the coding sequence ATGCTTACTAGAATTTTTCCTTTTCTGGGCTGGTTCAAAAAGTATAGCGGGGCGGCTTTCAGGGCGGATATTATTTCCGGTCTGACTGTTGCGCTGGTACTTATTCCCCAGTCCATGGCGTATGCTCAGCTGGCAGGGATGCCCGCATACTACGGTCTTTACGCCTCCCTGCTTCCGCCTATGGTCGCGGCCCTGTTCGGCTCCAGCCGTCAGTTGGCTACCGGTCCCGTTGCTGTTGTATCCCTGATGACAGCAGCTTCGCTTGAACCGCTAGCTACAGCGGGCAGCGAGGGCTACATTGCCTATGCACTTCTGCTGGCCCTGCTGGTAGGTATCTTCCAGTTTCTGCTCGGTGTACTTCGCCTCGGTTTGGTTGTTAACTTCCTGTCCCACCCGGTTGTTAACGGTTTTACCAACGCAGCAGCAATTATCATTGCATCATCCCAGCTTTCAAAAATGTTCGGTGTTTACGTGGATAAAGCTGATCTACATTTTGAAACCATCATGAGGGTTATCCACGGCGCCATGCATTATACCCATTTGCCTACACTAGGTATGGGGGTTCTGGCCTTTGCCATTATGGTGGGGATAAAAAAGTTTAACCCGAAGATTCCTAATGTGCTGTGTGCGGTTGTAATAACCACACTCCTTTCGTGGGCTACAGGCTTCAATCATGATACTAAAGTAGAGATTTCAGCTATTCAGGATAGTGAAGTTCAGGCCTTGATTGCCGATTTCAATAAATCCATTGCCGAGATTGAAAACTTGGCGCTGAAACGTACTGAGATTGCCGCATTGGAAGACAAAGCCAAGTCTGAAAATAATCAGATCGGTTTTTATGATGCCGAGCATGATATTGCGGTTGTCAATTATCAGGTTAAGCTGCTTAAGCATAAATCCCATGAGTTGCGGACTGCACTGCGGCAAAGTCTTCTCGACGGAGTGGAGCAGTCAGATGGCTCCATGGTTTTTTATGCACAGGGCAAGACTCCTGACGGGTTAACTACAGACGGACGCACCTGGCGTCTTAAAGTCGGAAACAAGATTCTGGACACTGCATCCCTTAATATGATGGGCGGCGGTGCGGTTGTTGGAACTGTTCCCTCCGGTTTCCCTGCTCTTGCTATCCCTGAGTTGAACGTCAAGGTAATACTCAAACTCTTTCCTTTTGCCATTATCATTTCCCTGCTTGGTTTTATGGAAGCGATCTCCATTGCGAAAGCTATGGCTGCCAAGACAGGACAAAGACTGGACCCCAACCAGGAACTTATAGGTCAGGGCCTTGGAAACATCCTTGGTGCATGCGCTTCCGCATATCCTGCATCAGGTTCTTTCTCCCGTTCCGCAGTAAACCTGCAATCCGGTGCAGTCAGCGGACTTTCAAGTGTTTTTACTTCGGTCATTGTGGCAATTACATTGCTCTTTTTCACCCCGCTGCTTTACCATCTGCCACAGGCTGTACTCGCTGCTGTTATCATGATGGCTGTCATAGGGTTGATTAACGCTTCCGGTTTTATCCATGCATGGAAGGCTCAGAAATATGACGGAGCAATCTCAATTATTTCGTTTATTGCAACTCTTGCCTTTGCACCGCACCTTGATAAAGGTATTATGATTGGCGTGGCTCTTTCGCTTGGCGTGTTTCTTTATAAGAGCATGCGCCCACGTGTTGTGGCTCTCTCCAAAGGTGAGAACCAAGTGCTTTGTGATGCCAGTATTCATGGCCTTCGCCAGTGTGATCATATAGCGGTTGTCCGTTTCGGCGGTCCTTTGTTCTTCGCAAACGCAAGTTTCCTTGAGGATCAGATTACCGACCGCATCATGGATATGCCTAATCTGAAGCATATCATTCTGGTATGTAGCGGTATCAACGACATTGACGCATCCGGGGAGGAAGCTCTCTCCCTGATCGTGGATACTATTAGAAGCGGTGGACGTGACATCTCCCTTTCCGGTGTGAATGAGGCTGTACTCGCAGTGCTTGAACGCACACACCTGCTTGAAAAAATCGGGAAAGATCATGTTTATGCCAATACTGATGACGCCCTTTGCAGGACTCACGCTCAAGCCCATCAGGATGGCTCCGAGTCTGATTGCCCGCTCACAACTTACTGCCGTATCAGCGGTAACGCTTAG
- a CDS encoding TetR/AcrR family transcriptional regulator, giving the protein MTKMSKKKAAILEAATILFANKGFADTSMQELSKMTGAAEGTIFYHFKNKEQLLLTILEATKDRILVEFEAHMENHAQATGIEEMEEVVAFYLLLAGRMEYQFLLLHRLFLYQFAESRPEFRENLVAIYNCLVILFEQTIQKGLEDGSIGEVNPRKSALIIFTMVDGLVRFKNFNLYDAGALFNDLIDAIRRMLKPN; this is encoded by the coding sequence ATGACCAAGATGTCCAAAAAGAAGGCGGCAATACTGGAGGCTGCCACCATCCTTTTCGCTAACAAAGGTTTTGCGGATACGTCCATGCAGGAATTGTCCAAAATGACCGGAGCGGCGGAAGGGACTATTTTTTATCACTTCAAGAACAAGGAACAACTTCTGCTGACCATCCTTGAGGCTACAAAGGATCGTATTCTGGTAGAGTTTGAAGCCCACATGGAAAACCATGCACAGGCAACAGGTATTGAAGAGATGGAAGAGGTGGTTGCGTTTTATCTTCTTCTGGCCGGACGTATGGAATACCAGTTTCTTCTTCTGCACCGACTTTTCCTGTATCAGTTCGCCGAAAGCCGACCTGAATTCCGGGAAAACCTCGTGGCCATATATAACTGTCTGGTCATTCTTTTTGAGCAGACAATCCAAAAGGGGTTGGAAGATGGTTCCATTGGCGAGGTTAATCCCCGGAAGAGTGCACTCATCATTTTCACGATGGTTGATGGTTTAGTGAGATTCAAAAATTTTAATCTCTACGATGCGGGGGCCTTGTTCAATGATTTGATTGATGCCATCCGCAGGATGTTGAAACCTAACTAG
- a CDS encoding aminotransferase class V-fold PLP-dependent enzyme has translation MIGDDFAELQLFITGPILLREEVRKAGLLPEFGHRDAENPKRFEPIMSNLMTIAGNPEGYLPVIFNGSGTNVLEASIRSLVSDSDKVLNVSVGAFGDLYHSIAALNGKNAVQLKFPYGSAIDLEILDEALKEHKPDLVTFTHNETSTGVINDIVAVCEVIRANGAGAIIDGVSIFGGAPAYIDECKPLMYCTSTQKSLGLPAGFGIGFVGKEALLKAEAVANRGYTTDIIAQVGKAKINQTLTTPNGTLANQMCVQLDYIVNDETVAGRFKRHEEMRSIAHKWAESMDGYELFAQDGYRSPSLTTFKTPSHMNIEKLKEVKELMRGHGYLFDPGYGKINKELAEQGESPIFRVGHMADIMPDMLSEYLGVLAGVLKGFN, from the coding sequence ATGATCGGTGACGATTTTGCAGAACTCCAACTTTTTATAACCGGCCCCATTCTCCTGCGCGAAGAAGTCCGTAAAGCCGGGCTTCTTCCCGAATTCGGGCATCGCGATGCGGAGAACCCCAAGCGTTTTGAACCCATCATGAGCAATCTCATGACTATTGCCGGGAATCCCGAAGGATATCTCCCGGTAATCTTTAACGGTTCCGGAACAAATGTGCTTGAAGCCTCGATCCGTTCGTTGGTTTCGGATTCCGATAAGGTTCTCAATGTTTCAGTGGGCGCTTTTGGGGATCTTTATCATAGTATTGCTGCTTTGAACGGTAAAAACGCAGTGCAGCTGAAGTTTCCCTACGGCAGTGCTATAGATCTGGAAATCCTGGATGAAGCGCTCAAAGAGCATAAGCCTGATCTGGTCACATTTACCCACAATGAAACTTCCACCGGGGTAATCAACGACATTGTTGCGGTTTGCGAAGTGATCCGCGCGAATGGAGCCGGGGCGATCATTGATGGCGTGTCCATTTTCGGAGGTGCGCCAGCATACATTGATGAGTGCAAGCCGCTTATGTATTGTACCTCGACCCAGAAGTCCCTGGGATTGCCAGCAGGTTTCGGGATCGGTTTCGTAGGGAAAGAAGCTTTGCTGAAAGCAGAGGCTGTCGCAAACCGTGGTTATACAACAGATATTATTGCACAGGTCGGTAAGGCAAAGATTAACCAGACATTGACTACACCCAACGGAACTCTCGCGAACCAGATGTGTGTACAGCTCGACTATATAGTAAATGATGAAACAGTAGCGGGTCGTTTTAAACGTCATGAAGAGATGCGTTCCATTGCGCATAAATGGGCAGAAAGCATGGATGGATACGAGCTTTTTGCGCAGGATGGGTATCGTTCACCCAGCTTGACCACATTTAAGACCCCTTCACACATGAATATTGAGAAGCTCAAGGAAGTGAAGGAGCTAATGCGTGGGCATGGCTATCTGTTTGATCCCGGTTATGGCAAGATAAATAAAGAATTGGCTGAACAGGGTGAGTCTCCTATTTTCCGCGTGGGCCACATGGCTGACATAATGCCGGATATGCTTTCGGAGTATCTCGGAGTACTTGCCGGAGTGTTGAAAGGCTTTAATTAA
- a CDS encoding FAD-binding and (Fe-S)-binding domain-containing protein, producing MPQLGPHISIPAEALLERVLGLDPYEFKGWPEDVRTLAESIAAELFLVRYNPFIDPELVRKSVSRTLTLARPTLSGEYPQRLTRAVENFWLKQDADREFKDRFVEKMKEILPKHCIGLDPHTVVQSATDATDLRIELPIAVLFPEDTEQVQAIVRLANEMQFGLIPRGGGTGATGGAIPALDRTAVLSLARFKKILSVDTGTMTLCAQSGVITLDAINAAGKEGVLFTVDPASKAGSSLGGNISENSGGPFAFEYGCTIDNIISYKMVMPKGELIEVRRKGHPGHKIFANENATFEIFDAKDRLIDTINLTAEEIRSTGLGKDVTNKYLGGLPGVQKEGVDGIITECCFALYPKPSKTRVLCLEFFGRSMRNAMMVIKDVVSLRDTIREEGDLVKISALEEFGPKYVQAIKYIKKSDKYEGEPISVLILQLDSDDEAALQSAVDTILSIAQPYDGVDIFAAQNEKEAELFWEDRHKLSAIAKRTSGFKVNEDIVIPLEVIPDFSDFLEDLNLIYLAKIYRKSLLNVKDLQGFPIEEPKIEMALERTTNILKGKISGKDMSDQELESQVYYLFQELRDEFPKLDSKINAILNKLKEQRIIIANHMHAGDGNCHVNIPVNSNDPEMLHSAHEAVDDVFKKVLELKGEVSGEHGIGITKIDYLSEEKIEAIKAYKLKVDPLNILNPGKLTRRKLPSPAYTFSFNRLINDLNKTAIKDKEHLMELLQNIQTCTRCGKCKQVCPMFYPQKGLMYHPRNKNIALGALIEAIYYSQVQRGEPSPELMTRLRKIMEHCTACGRCTSVCPIKIDSAGAALQIRSFLEYKGTGGHPIKNAVLGFVAKDPQSRLPKTAKFLSLSAGLQAKAVGLVPGHWRRRMESPMLHSKTPAMDFRNLSESINLDKGSMFMQNTPAPDSVYYFPGCGASLFSKDIGMATLYLLLKSGVNVVMPAKHLCCGYPLLASGCVEAYNTNRHRNISDIQYRIAKASIVGMNVSTLITACGTCRESLESYEFKELGYELKRSDAMQYLLSNPGNLNFANVSPAQEVIYHASCHTEWTEVQKNKAPEMYRRAIADILNTEVTLSPGCCGESGLGSITSPEIYNKLRDRKGGQLKKDLQGHDKETPILVGCPSCKVGIKRNMQNLKKQNRVLHTVEYMAELIGGPKWRKDFKKELERATRQDELVLI from the coding sequence ATGCCTCAGTTAGGTCCCCATATTTCCATTCCCGCCGAAGCTCTTCTGGAAAGAGTGTTAGGCCTTGATCCTTACGAATTTAAAGGCTGGCCTGAAGATGTGCGCACCCTTGCAGAAAGCATCGCGGCAGAGCTTTTCCTGGTACGCTACAACCCGTTCATAGATCCTGAGCTTGTTCGTAAATCCGTATCCCGCACCCTGACCCTTGCACGCCCCACTCTTTCCGGGGAATACCCGCAGCGCTTGACTCGCGCTGTCGAAAATTTTTGGCTCAAACAGGATGCGGACAGAGAATTCAAAGACCGTTTCGTCGAAAAGATGAAAGAAATCCTGCCCAAGCACTGCATCGGTCTTGATCCACATACTGTTGTCCAATCCGCAACTGACGCCACCGACTTGCGCATTGAACTGCCTATCGCAGTCCTTTTCCCGGAAGACACCGAACAAGTGCAGGCTATTGTCCGCCTTGCCAACGAAATGCAATTCGGCCTGATTCCACGTGGTGGAGGAACCGGGGCTACAGGTGGCGCAATCCCTGCCCTTGACCGTACGGCGGTGCTATCCCTAGCCCGTTTCAAAAAAATACTGAGCGTTGATACCGGAACCATGACCCTCTGTGCACAATCGGGTGTAATCACCCTTGATGCGATCAACGCTGCCGGCAAGGAGGGCGTCCTTTTCACTGTAGACCCTGCGTCCAAAGCCGGTTCATCCCTTGGTGGTAACATTTCGGAAAACTCCGGCGGTCCTTTCGCTTTTGAATACGGCTGTACCATTGACAACATCATCAGCTATAAGATGGTTATGCCCAAGGGTGAACTTATTGAAGTACGTCGCAAGGGACATCCCGGACACAAGATTTTCGCCAACGAGAATGCCACTTTTGAGATCTTCGATGCAAAAGACAGACTGATTGATACCATCAATCTCACTGCGGAAGAAATCCGCAGCACCGGACTCGGCAAAGACGTAACCAACAAGTACCTCGGAGGACTTCCCGGCGTACAGAAGGAAGGTGTTGACGGCATCATTACAGAATGCTGCTTCGCCCTCTACCCCAAGCCGAGCAAAACACGTGTGCTGTGTCTTGAATTCTTCGGACGTTCCATGCGTAACGCCATGATGGTCATTAAGGATGTTGTTTCCCTGCGCGATACTATCCGCGAAGAAGGCGATCTGGTAAAAATCTCCGCTTTGGAAGAGTTCGGCCCCAAATATGTGCAGGCTATCAAATACATTAAAAAATCAGATAAGTACGAAGGTGAACCCATTTCCGTTCTTATCCTGCAGCTCGATTCTGACGATGAAGCCGCACTGCAAAGTGCGGTAGACACCATCCTGTCCATTGCGCAACCGTATGATGGAGTTGATATCTTCGCCGCACAGAATGAAAAGGAAGCTGAACTTTTCTGGGAAGACCGCCACAAACTCTCTGCTATCGCGAAACGCACCTCAGGTTTCAAAGTTAACGAAGATATCGTTATCCCTCTTGAAGTCATCCCGGATTTCTCTGATTTCCTCGAAGACCTCAACCTGATTTATCTTGCCAAGATTTACCGCAAATCCTTACTCAACGTTAAGGATCTGCAAGGCTTCCCCATTGAAGAGCCTAAAATTGAGATGGCACTTGAGCGGACCACCAATATTCTTAAAGGCAAGATCTCCGGCAAGGATATGAGTGATCAGGAACTTGAAAGTCAGGTTTACTACCTCTTTCAGGAACTGCGTGATGAATTCCCAAAACTGGATTCCAAGATCAACGCCATCCTCAACAAACTCAAGGAACAACGCATTATCATCGCCAACCACATGCACGCAGGTGATGGTAACTGCCATGTAAACATCCCGGTCAACTCCAACGATCCTGAAATGCTGCACAGTGCTCACGAAGCGGTTGACGATGTTTTCAAAAAAGTCCTTGAACTCAAAGGTGAAGTCTCCGGCGAACACGGTATCGGCATCACCAAAATTGATTATCTTTCCGAAGAGAAGATCGAGGCCATCAAAGCATACAAACTTAAGGTGGACCCGCTCAACATTCTCAACCCCGGAAAGCTTACCCGCAGAAAACTTCCTTCTCCGGCATACACATTCTCGTTCAACAGACTCATCAATGACCTGAACAAGACTGCCATCAAGGATAAAGAACACCTGATGGAGCTGCTTCAGAACATTCAGACATGTACCCGCTGCGGAAAGTGCAAGCAGGTATGCCCCATGTTTTATCCGCAAAAGGGACTTATGTACCATCCCCGCAACAAAAACATTGCGCTTGGTGCACTTATTGAGGCTATCTACTATTCGCAGGTACAGCGCGGGGAACCTTCTCCTGAACTCATGACCAGACTGAGGAAAATCATGGAGCACTGCACTGCCTGCGGACGCTGCACCTCTGTCTGCCCCATCAAGATCGATTCCGCCGGAGCAGCACTTCAAATCCGCTCTTTCCTCGAATACAAGGGAACCGGAGGGCATCCAATTAAGAATGCCGTGCTTGGCTTCGTAGCCAAAGACCCGCAGAGCAGGTTGCCTAAGACCGCTAAATTTCTGTCCCTATCCGCAGGATTGCAGGCTAAAGCTGTGGGACTAGTTCCCGGCCACTGGCGCAGGCGTATGGAATCCCCCATGCTGCACAGCAAAACTCCGGCAATGGATTTCCGTAACCTTTCCGAGTCAATCAATCTCGATAAGGGTTCCATGTTCATGCAGAACACCCCGGCACCGGACAGTGTTTACTATTTCCCTGGCTGCGGCGCGTCATTGTTTTCCAAAGACATCGGTATGGCAACCCTGTATCTGTTGCTGAAATCAGGTGTTAACGTTGTCATGCCTGCCAAGCACCTTTGCTGCGGTTATCCGCTGCTGGCAAGCGGTTGCGTGGAGGCATACAACACCAACCGTCACCGCAATATCAGCGATATCCAGTACCGTATCGCCAAGGCATCCATAGTAGGGATGAATGTTTCCACCCTGATCACAGCATGTGGAACCTGTCGCGAATCCCTTGAATCCTATGAATTCAAGGAACTTGGCTACGAACTCAAGCGCAGTGATGCCATGCAGTATCTGCTTAGCAATCCGGGCAACCTGAACTTCGCCAACGTCAGTCCGGCGCAGGAAGTGATATACCACGCATCCTGCCACACAGAATGGACAGAAGTGCAGAAAAACAAGGCACCTGAAATGTACCGCAGAGCTATTGCTGATATACTCAACACCGAAGTTACCCTCTCCCCCGGTTGTTGCGGAGAATCCGGTCTAGGCTCCATCACCAGCCCCGAAATCTATAACAAGTTGAGGGACCGCAAAGGCGGCCAGCTCAAAAAAGATCTTCAGGGCCACGATAAAGAAACTCCTATTCTGGTTGGCTGCCCTTCCTGCAAGGTCGGTATCAAACGCAACATGCAGAACCTTAAAAAGCAGAACCGTGTACTTCACACAGTTGAGTATATGGCTGAACTCATCGGCGGACCCAAGTGGCGCAAGGATTTCAAGAAAGAACTTGAACGAGCCACTCGTCAGGATGAATTGGTATTGATTTAA